Proteins co-encoded in one Bacillota bacterium genomic window:
- a CDS encoding MotA/TolQ/ExbB proton channel family protein: protein MLRLIAMGGPVMYAIILCSVVALAVTIEKIVQLILIPTKSEPLMRSIKAALSHGRAIEALQIARSSRGPIAALARAAVSRYGHPRAEISEALERAGREEIRILEGKLNVLDAIVTLAPLLGLLGTVTGLIRSFRVLSAMAGLTEPAQLSGGIAEALITTAAGLIVAAPTVAAHAYLTSIVDRRIAEMENRAADLLNLTSGSGGGGDDNR from the coding sequence ATGCTCAGACTCATTGCGATGGGCGGACCGGTGATGTACGCGATCATCCTGTGCTCCGTCGTGGCGCTCGCTGTCACCATTGAGAAAATCGTCCAACTGATCCTCATCCCCACCAAGTCTGAACCCCTCATGCGGTCGATAAAGGCTGCGCTCTCCCACGGGAGGGCAATTGAGGCGCTCCAGATCGCCAGGAGCTCACGAGGGCCCATCGCTGCACTCGCCCGCGCCGCCGTCTCCCGATATGGGCATCCCCGGGCAGAGATCTCCGAAGCCTTGGAGCGCGCGGGACGAGAGGAGATCCGCATTCTCGAAGGCAAACTCAATGTGCTTGATGCCATAGTGACGCTCGCCCCGCTGCTGGGCCTTCTCGGGACGGTGACTGGGCTGATCAGGAGCTTCCGTGTCTTGTCCGCCATGGCCGGGCTCACCGAACCGGCGCAGCTCTCTGGGGGCATAGCCGAGGCGCTGATTACCACCGCCGCAGGTCTGATAGTGGCCGCGCCGACAGTGGCCGCTCACGCGTATCTCACCAGTATCGTGGACCGCAGGATTGCGGAGATGGAGAACCGCGCGGCGGACCTTCTGAACCTCACGAGCGGGTCCGGTGGAGGCGGTGATGATAACAGATGA
- a CDS encoding LL-diaminopimelate aminotransferase gives MKTAARLQNLAPYLFAQIELKVERARQAGQDIISLGIGDPDMPTPGHVVEEAQTQVANAANHQYPSSRGMRVFREAVCRYYSRRHGVSLDPDSEVVTLIGSKEGVGHISFCFTDPGRANLVPNPGYPVYSAGTLLAGGEVADLPLLPERGYLPDFSAIPSDVARNTAIMFLNYPNNPTGSVATAQTFMDAVEFARGHDILLCHDAAYTEIAYDGERPPSLLEFPGARDVGIEFGSLSKIFNMTGWRIAWAVGNADAIRALATLKSNLDSGVFQAIQLAAVRALDGPWEPVRRMVDIYRRRRDVVIDALHSMGWSVEPPRGSIYVWAPVPEGLTSIEFAEGVFDRAGVVVAPGIGYGTRGEGYFRISLTVPDDRLKVALDRMKGSGVCASCGWR, from the coding sequence ATGAAGACGGCCGCACGCTTGCAGAACCTGGCACCTTACCTTTTCGCTCAGATTGAGCTCAAGGTTGAACGGGCACGTCAGGCCGGTCAGGACATCATCAGCCTCGGGATAGGAGACCCCGACATGCCCACTCCGGGCCATGTGGTGGAGGAAGCACAGACGCAGGTCGCGAACGCCGCGAATCACCAGTACCCATCGTCCCGTGGGATGAGGGTCTTCCGTGAAGCCGTGTGCAGGTACTACTCCCGCAGGCACGGGGTGAGCCTTGACCCCGATTCCGAAGTCGTCACGTTGATCGGGTCCAAGGAAGGTGTCGGGCATATATCGTTCTGTTTTACGGATCCGGGACGGGCGAACCTCGTGCCCAACCCGGGCTACCCCGTGTATTCAGCAGGCACGCTCCTGGCAGGGGGCGAAGTCGCCGACTTGCCCCTGCTCCCGGAGAGAGGCTATCTCCCGGACTTTTCGGCCATCCCCTCCGACGTGGCCCGGAACACGGCAATAATGTTCCTGAACTACCCAAACAACCCCACCGGGTCCGTCGCCACAGCCCAGACGTTCATGGATGCTGTGGAGTTCGCCCGGGGCCACGACATCCTGCTCTGCCACGATGCTGCCTACACCGAGATCGCTTACGATGGCGAGAGACCCCCGAGCCTGCTGGAGTTCCCAGGGGCGCGGGACGTTGGCATCGAGTTCGGATCCCTGTCGAAGATCTTCAACATGACCGGATGGAGAATCGCCTGGGCCGTGGGTAACGCCGACGCCATCAGGGCGCTCGCCACTCTGAAGTCGAACCTGGATTCAGGGGTGTTCCAGGCCATCCAACTTGCGGCAGTTCGCGCTCTGGACGGCCCGTGGGAACCAGTCCGGAGAATGGTGGACATCTACCGCCGTCGCCGAGACGTGGTCATTGACGCCCTGCATTCCATGGGCTGGTCGGTCGAACCGCCTCGGGGGAGCATCTATGTGTGGGCGCCCGTCCCAGAAGGGCTCACGTCGATAGAGTTTGCGGAAGGCGTGTTCGATCGGGCGGGGGTTGTGGTGGCGCCTGGCATAGGCTACGGTACGAGGGGCGAGGGCTACTTCCGAATCTCGCTCACAGTCCCCGATGACCGGCTCAAAGTCGCCCTCGACCGGATGAAAGGGTCGGGGGTGTGCGCGAGTTGCGGCTGGCGGTGA
- a CDS encoding metallophosphatase family protein — protein sequence MRELRLAVISDIHGNLPAASAVLSDIGARGFDLVVSIGDMVSKGPQGPEVVDLLRSKGVQMLLGGGEFMLGLEEPNFVLSDETAAQDRLQVYEWERSRTTQDQVEFLTGLPFSMTVDLNGVGVDLFHATPWNCFDLIFPDAPSHEIERLRLSGESKVSVCGHTHRPFVRTIRGHTYINAGSVGQPFDGDWRACYVSLEAGPCSQQVCVIRVEYDVEAAIRAGRESGMPAFHAYEKMLRAGSYPYPHEPRATDKAHSPRRCSNAGCGTKGEGHCVRLPDE from the coding sequence GTGCGCGAGTTGCGGCTGGCGGTGATCTCGGACATCCACGGGAACCTTCCCGCCGCTTCCGCCGTCCTCTCAGACATCGGGGCGCGTGGGTTCGATCTGGTGGTATCCATTGGGGATATGGTATCCAAAGGGCCCCAGGGGCCAGAGGTGGTGGATCTCCTGCGCTCGAAAGGAGTCCAGATGCTCCTCGGGGGCGGAGAGTTCATGCTTGGGCTAGAGGAGCCCAACTTCGTGTTGAGTGACGAGACTGCTGCCCAAGACAGGCTCCAGGTATACGAATGGGAGAGATCCCGGACAACCCAGGATCAGGTGGAGTTCCTCACAGGGCTGCCGTTCTCGATGACCGTGGACTTGAATGGGGTTGGAGTCGACCTCTTCCACGCCACTCCATGGAATTGCTTCGACCTAATCTTTCCGGACGCCCCTTCCCACGAAATCGAACGGCTCAGGCTGTCAGGCGAATCCAAGGTGAGCGTGTGCGGCCACACCCACCGCCCTTTCGTTCGCACGATACGCGGCCACACCTACATCAACGCAGGCAGTGTCGGGCAGCCTTTCGACGGCGACTGGAGGGCGTGCTACGTCTCCTTGGAGGCCGGGCCATGCTCACAGCAGGTTTGCGTGATCCGCGTCGAATACGACGTGGAGGCAGCGATACGGGCAGGTCGAGAGTCGGGCATGCCGGCCTTTCACGCCTACGAGAAGATGCTCAGGGCTGGAAGCTACCCTTACCCTCATGAACCCCGTGCCACAGATAAGGCACATTCCCCCCGGAGGTGCTCTAATGCAGGTTGCGGAACGAAAGGTGAAGGTCACTGCGTTCGGCTGCCAGATGAATGA
- a CDS encoding S8 family peptidase, whose product MFNSYRDVRGKMRESFRYSETGKPRKRKIIIFDERVSPDSWTQILSECRGHILERLPLVNGVVALVDDDEVRDVQALVGTRSGVIRVDDDIDIEMAYEVGPLAWGPKFAESVPWGVSRVRPNSLEYTGRGVKVAVLDTGIDTGHPDLGANVRGTYNAMGHAASARDDNGHGTHVAGTIGALRNGIGVQGVAPRASLYAVKVLDAQGSGKLSSLVGGLSWCVEKGIRVLNMSLSSGRDNQTFREAIQNARRAGLTMVCAAGNSGPGADTVGYPAKYVETIAVAATAEDDNIADFSSRGREVDLCAPGVDILSAWPGRKYRKSSGTSMAAPHVTGAVALLLEADSSLSPSDIKSALQATADRLDGPSYEEQGSGIINIGKALERVSKKRMSVV is encoded by the coding sequence ATGTTCAATTCTTACAGGGACGTGCGCGGCAAAATGCGTGAAAGTTTTCGGTATTCGGAGACTGGGAAGCCGAGGAAGCGAAAAATCATCATCTTCGACGAACGGGTCAGCCCCGACTCGTGGACTCAGATCCTGTCGGAGTGCAGAGGGCACATACTGGAGAGGCTGCCGCTCGTCAACGGCGTAGTGGCACTGGTCGATGACGATGAGGTCCGGGACGTGCAGGCCTTGGTGGGCACCAGGTCCGGGGTGATCCGCGTCGACGACGACATCGACATAGAGATGGCCTACGAGGTAGGACCGCTTGCGTGGGGCCCGAAGTTCGCTGAATCGGTGCCCTGGGGAGTGTCGAGGGTCAGACCGAACTCCCTGGAGTACACGGGACGAGGTGTCAAGGTGGCTGTTCTGGACACCGGCATCGACACCGGACATCCTGACCTTGGTGCGAACGTTCGCGGCACCTACAACGCAATGGGGCATGCCGCATCGGCCCGGGATGACAACGGACACGGGACGCACGTCGCGGGCACCATCGGTGCGCTTCGGAACGGCATCGGGGTACAGGGTGTGGCTCCCCGCGCAAGCCTCTATGCGGTCAAGGTTCTCGACGCCCAGGGGTCCGGCAAACTTTCAAGCCTTGTCGGGGGGCTCTCGTGGTGCGTGGAGAAAGGCATCCGAGTGCTCAACATGAGCCTGAGTTCCGGACGGGATAACCAGACCTTCCGTGAGGCGATACAGAATGCACGGCGGGCGGGCCTCACGATGGTCTGCGCGGCCGGGAACAGCGGGCCCGGGGCGGACACCGTCGGGTACCCCGCCAAGTATGTCGAGACCATCGCGGTGGCCGCCACTGCAGAGGACGACAACATCGCGGATTTCTCCAGCCGCGGGCGGGAAGTCGACCTGTGCGCTCCCGGAGTCGATATCCTCTCGGCGTGGCCGGGGCGGAAGTACCGGAAGAGCTCGGGCACGTCCATGGCGGCGCCGCATGTCACTGGGGCTGTGGCCCTGCTTCTCGAGGCTGACTCTTCGCTCTCGCCTTCAGACATCAAGTCCGCCCTTCAGGCCACAGCTGACCGTCTGGACGGGCCGTCTTACGAGGAGCAAGGGTCTGGGATCATAAACATCGGCAAAGCGCTCGAGCGAGTCTCGAAAAAGCGCATGTCTGTCGTGTGA
- a CDS encoding cohesin domain-containing protein produces MSASRRGLPAALALAALLILGLCSLGALGAAESISIQNQFIRIVVTTGATETGRFGVETTGGDPRNPADDGLALIYGRPVPWTSYTTVRVDGVDWVYGGKASRRAGKAGQYGETVTPPTVVGNAIISTYQLGDIRVTQDLSFVKSPTTRYQDTARILYYVENTGGVHRDVGIRVMLDTMLGANDGAPLRAYESAIVSDTALAGDEIPDFWQAFDSLVEPSVTSQATMVGGELTPPDRLVFSNWGNFADRLWDVPVVAGRDFTREGERELDSAVAMYWAPTPLAPGEIRTYVTYYGLGGITLAPGQLSLGLSSPDEVNLSYEGIASFLAVAYVLNRGEGPAQDVEARLVLPTGFRLAHGQEEVRFLRDIEPGQMAQAAWQIVATGGAAGKRTLTVQVAAKNADPNRISRTVEVTGPPRLSAVIVAPEALTVRGEKLFPSLVRASLVLENRGGSPAYWVSARLGSTGGFTLARGDKPRLVLGHIEPGERRVVSWHFEGPVGPGTHEITATVGAVNTPQVSPRCAIDVPRLTPKLILVPSVRETTVGSIISVDAMATNVPDLHAIKFDLRFDSRFLDLVMVSRGALLTEGAALAPWDPGDSPAPGLISGVSGRIPNPGYTWGTVATFHMKATRPGTAEISFENVVLLDSAGREVAASPEPCTIWVTN; encoded by the coding sequence ATGTCAGCTTCACGCCGGGGCCTGCCAGCTGCCCTGGCTCTCGCTGCCCTCTTGATACTGGGCCTGTGTTCACTGGGTGCACTAGGGGCAGCGGAGTCAATATCCATCCAGAACCAGTTTATCCGCATCGTCGTAACTACAGGAGCGACGGAAACGGGCAGATTCGGTGTTGAGACCACCGGCGGCGACCCCAGGAACCCGGCCGACGATGGACTGGCTTTGATCTACGGCCGTCCCGTCCCGTGGACGTCTTACACTACGGTGCGCGTGGATGGTGTTGACTGGGTCTACGGTGGGAAGGCATCGCGGCGTGCCGGAAAGGCGGGGCAGTATGGCGAGACGGTTACCCCGCCGACCGTAGTCGGCAACGCGATCATCTCCACGTACCAATTGGGTGACATCCGGGTTACTCAGGATCTGTCGTTCGTCAAGAGCCCTACAACCAGGTACCAGGACACTGCCAGGATCCTCTATTACGTCGAGAATACCGGCGGGGTTCATCGGGATGTTGGAATCCGCGTCATGCTCGATACAATGCTGGGCGCGAATGACGGCGCCCCCTTGAGGGCTTATGAGTCTGCCATTGTGTCCGACACCGCACTGGCGGGGGACGAGATACCCGATTTCTGGCAGGCCTTCGACTCCTTGGTCGAACCCTCTGTCACATCTCAGGCCACGATGGTCGGGGGTGAACTGACTCCTCCCGATCGCCTCGTCTTCTCCAACTGGGGCAACTTCGCGGACCGGCTTTGGGATGTGCCCGTGGTTGCCGGGCGCGATTTCACCAGGGAAGGCGAGCGTGAGCTCGATTCCGCAGTCGCAATGTACTGGGCTCCCACACCTCTCGCCCCGGGAGAGATCCGCACCTACGTGACGTACTACGGTCTCGGCGGGATTACCCTTGCCCCTGGGCAGCTGTCTCTCGGCCTGTCATCGCCTGACGAAGTGAACCTCTCTTACGAAGGCATCGCATCGTTTCTTGCTGTCGCCTACGTTCTGAACAGGGGAGAAGGGCCTGCACAGGACGTCGAAGCCCGGCTGGTACTTCCCACCGGCTTCAGACTCGCCCACGGACAGGAGGAAGTCAGATTCCTGAGGGACATCGAACCCGGACAGATGGCCCAAGCCGCCTGGCAGATAGTCGCGACCGGCGGCGCAGCGGGCAAGAGGACTCTCACTGTCCAGGTGGCGGCAAAGAACGCGGACCCCAACAGGATATCCAGAACAGTAGAAGTGACTGGGCCACCCAGGCTCTCCGCGGTCATCGTGGCGCCCGAGGCTCTGACGGTGAGAGGAGAGAAGCTCTTTCCGTCTTTGGTCAGGGCATCACTCGTCCTGGAGAACAGAGGAGGTTCGCCAGCCTACTGGGTTTCGGCGAGACTCGGTTCCACCGGTGGCTTCACCCTGGCACGCGGGGACAAGCCCAGGCTGGTCCTGGGGCACATTGAGCCCGGCGAGAGGCGGGTAGTGTCCTGGCATTTCGAGGGCCCCGTGGGGCCCGGAACACACGAGATCACAGCCACAGTGGGCGCGGTAAACACACCGCAGGTCAGCCCGAGGTGCGCCATAGACGTTCCCAGACTGACACCAAAACTGATCCTTGTGCCGTCGGTACGTGAGACGACAGTCGGGTCGATCATAAGCGTGGACGCTATGGCAACCAACGTGCCGGATCTGCATGCCATCAAGTTCGATCTCCGATTCGACTCCCGGTTCCTGGACCTGGTGATGGTGTCGAGAGGCGCCCTTCTCACCGAAGGTGCCGCCCTTGCCCCGTGGGACCCCGGCGACTCACCCGCGCCAGGGTTGATCTCGGGCGTGTCAGGGAGGATCCCGAACCCCGGATACACGTGGGGCACCGTGGCGACGTTCCACATGAAGGCCACGCGGCCCGGGACGGCGGAGATCAGTTTCGAGAACGTGGTCCTTCTTGACTCCGCGGGCCGGGAGGTGGCGGCAAGTCCTGAGCCCTGCACTATCTGGGTGACCAACTGA
- a CDS encoding biopolymer transporter ExbD, with amino-acid sequence MFSTRPRRRPRVEIIPMIDVMFYLVVFFMIFSTFRTETAGMPLELPRAATAADLERDHLVAGIDSSGRIYWKGAVVTESDLTRALTPEFSRSPGKLCIIKADRTVKYERLIQVIDAIRKAGGSHLALAVERAPGSGGGIR; translated from the coding sequence ATGTTCTCCACTCGCCCGAGGCGGAGGCCAAGAGTAGAGATTATTCCCATGATCGATGTCATGTTCTATCTGGTCGTCTTCTTCATGATTTTCAGCACTTTCAGGACTGAGACTGCCGGGATGCCGCTCGAGCTGCCAAGGGCGGCCACGGCGGCGGACCTGGAGCGCGATCACCTTGTCGCAGGGATCGATTCGTCCGGAAGAATCTACTGGAAGGGCGCGGTCGTGACCGAATCGGACCTGACTCGGGCGCTCACACCCGAGTTCAGCCGGAGCCCGGGCAAGCTCTGCATAATCAAGGCAGACAGGACCGTCAAGTATGAGCGACTCATACAGGTGATCGATGCGATCAGGAAGGCGGGTGGATCACACCTGGCGCTCGCGGTTGAACGGGCTCCGGGTTCAGGCGGTGGTATCCGATGA
- a CDS encoding FAD-binding oxidoreductase: LYCQQTPHGSFIMGLGDPNEPRNFNTGSSVEFLVEMAKKITWLLPPLGALRVVRQWAGLYDMSPDAQPILGECPPVERFFNASGFSGHGFMVAPIVGRLMAELILTGQTSIPIGMLDAGRFDRGELMLEPSVV; this comes from the coding sequence GCTGTACTGTCAGCAGACCCCCCACGGGAGTTTCATAATGGGCCTCGGGGATCCGAACGAACCTCGGAACTTCAACACAGGATCCAGCGTCGAATTTCTTGTGGAAATGGCGAAAAAGATCACCTGGCTTCTGCCGCCGCTTGGAGCTCTCCGTGTAGTCAGGCAGTGGGCAGGGCTCTATGACATGTCACCTGATGCGCAGCCGATTCTGGGGGAATGCCCTCCGGTCGAGAGGTTCTTCAACGCAAGTGGGTTCTCGGGTCACGGGTTCATGGTCGCGCCCATCGTCGGGAGGCTCATGGCGGAACTGATCCTCACCGGGCAGACATCCATTCCCATTGGGATGCTCGACGCGGGGAGGTTCGACCGCGGCGAGCTCATGCTCGAGCCCTCGGTTGTGTAA
- a CDS encoding FAD-binding oxidoreductase, which yields MSKDTADVVVIGGGVVGAAIAFELARAGCRDVILLEKGFLACGSTGRCGAGVRQQWGTVTNCTLARESVRIFETMDDYLDYTPGVEFRQGGYLILAYTDKQWEQFRRNVELQRSLGIEVEMLSPAEARGIVPYLNTEGLVGATFCRKDGHANPFHVTLAYARAAARLGVDIRTRTEVTGIDVKAGRIRSVHTSKGTIHTSTVMNCAGPYAGVVAAMAGLQLPLWAERHQILVTEPVEPIQDPMVISFHHR from the coding sequence ATGAGTAAGGATACAGCTGATGTTGTCGTCATCGGCGGGGGAGTCGTCGGCGCAGCTATCGCCTTTGAACTTGCCAGGGCAGGATGCCGGGACGTGATCCTCCTCGAGAAGGGCTTTCTCGCGTGCGGGTCCACCGGCAGGTGCGGCGCAGGGGTGAGGCAGCAGTGGGGCACGGTGACCAACTGCACACTCGCCCGAGAGTCGGTACGGATCTTCGAGACAATGGACGACTACCTGGACTACACTCCCGGGGTGGAATTCCGCCAAGGGGGCTACCTGATCCTGGCGTACACCGACAAGCAGTGGGAGCAGTTCAGGAGAAACGTCGAACTTCAACGGAGTCTTGGGATCGAGGTGGAAATGCTCTCTCCGGCTGAGGCAAGGGGGATAGTGCCCTACTTGAACACGGAAGGGTTGGTGGGTGCGACCTTCTGCCGGAAGGATGGGCATGCCAATCCCTTCCACGTGACCTTGGCATACGCCCGAGCTGCGGCGAGGCTTGGAGTGGACATTCGGACGAGAACCGAAGTCACAGGGATCGATGTCAAGGCCGGGCGGATCCGCTCGGTTCACACGAGCAAGGGGACGATACACACCTCAACTGTGATGAACTGTGCGGGCCCGTACGCGGGGGTCGTAGCAGCCATGGCCGGGCTCCAGCTTCCCCTGTGGGCAGAGCGTCACCAGATTCTTGTCACAGAGCCGGTTGAGCCGATTCAAGACCCGATGGTCATCTCTTTCCATCACAGGC
- the dapF gene encoding diaminopimelate epimerase has product MEFIKMHGLGNDFVITFCRTEDEADTLLVAAPRLCDRHFGIGADGVIAVMLSAVADIRMRTFNPDGSEAQMCGNAIRCVARAVEEHWTADLARGLASGDPLRVETLGGLKRVWVTDRGPGAWRVRVDMGEPSFGQVPQVEQEFDIGGRKVVLTLVSMGNPHAVTFVPRLDRAQMLEMGPRIETSEHFPDRTNVEFVSVAGDTLHVLVWERGAGPTLACGTGACASLVAAARTGRSSRRAAVELPGGLLEVEWAQDNHVYMTGAAEEVFTGQAEVSSFLPGPGTVRSRYEESGRV; this is encoded by the coding sequence GTGGAGTTCATCAAGATGCATGGGCTCGGCAATGACTTCGTCATCACCTTCTGCCGGACAGAGGACGAGGCAGATACGTTGCTTGTGGCGGCGCCGCGTCTCTGCGACCGGCATTTTGGGATAGGGGCTGACGGGGTGATCGCCGTGATGCTGTCCGCAGTCGCTGATATCAGGATGCGGACATTCAACCCTGACGGCTCGGAGGCCCAGATGTGTGGAAACGCTATAAGATGCGTCGCGCGGGCGGTCGAAGAGCACTGGACCGCAGATCTCGCCCGGGGCCTAGCATCCGGGGACCCGCTCCGAGTGGAGACCTTGGGCGGGCTGAAGCGGGTGTGGGTGACAGATCGTGGGCCAGGGGCGTGGCGAGTGCGTGTGGACATGGGTGAGCCGTCGTTCGGGCAAGTTCCTCAGGTTGAACAGGAGTTCGACATCGGCGGGCGGAAGGTTGTCCTCACCTTGGTATCTATGGGGAACCCACATGCTGTGACCTTCGTTCCCCGGCTCGACCGGGCCCAGATGCTTGAAATGGGTCCGAGAATCGAGACCTCGGAACACTTCCCAGACCGCACCAACGTCGAGTTCGTCTCGGTGGCCGGGGATACTTTGCACGTTCTGGTCTGGGAGCGCGGAGCCGGTCCCACCCTCGCGTGTGGTACGGGTGCATGCGCATCTCTGGTTGCAGCCGCCCGGACAGGCAGGTCAAGCAGGCGCGCTGCCGTGGAATTGCCAGGCGGCCTGCTCGAGGTGGAATGGGCTCAGGATAACCACGTCTACATGACCGGGGCCGCAGAGGAGGTTTTCACCGGGCAGGCGGAGGTATCGAGCTTCCTGCCGGGGCCTGGTACGGTGAGATCACGCTACGAGGAGAGTGGGCGAGTATGA
- a CDS encoding (2Fe-2S)-binding protein — protein MAEADEEKVIICRCEDVTLAEIKRLIREGFTSIDEIKRVSRAGMGPCQGRTCRQLVARELAASCGIPIEHVEMPTFRPPTRPVPLSTIARGDDDE, from the coding sequence ATGGCGGAGGCCGATGAGGAGAAGGTCATTATCTGCAGGTGCGAAGATGTAACCCTGGCTGAGATAAAACGGTTGATCCGGGAAGGGTTCACGAGCATCGATGAGATAAAGAGGGTGTCGCGGGCGGGGATGGGCCCTTGCCAGGGAAGGACGTGCAGGCAACTGGTAGCCCGTGAACTCGCGGCTTCTTGCGGCATACCCATCGAGCATGTGGAGATGCCGACTTTCCGGCCTCCAACGAGGCCTGTGCCTCTGTCGACAATTGCGAGGGGCGATGACGATGAGTAA
- a CDS encoding DUF554 domain-containing protein: MVGTIINVVSVVAGSCIGLAFGHRLPSRISETVMQAMGLFTFFIGLRMAWGTADPFMLLLSLVAGTTLGSALDIEGRLDRLGERIRQRVGAADGGSFTQGFVAASLLYCVGPMAIMGSLQDGLSGDFTVLATKSVMDGTASVALSSGLGAGVAFSALPLLAYQGSISLMAGALRPLMTEAVVREMTAAGGILMLGIGLNLILRTRVRVANMIPALFGAALAAGLFMKG; the protein is encoded by the coding sequence ATGGTGGGGACAATCATCAACGTAGTATCAGTTGTGGCAGGAAGCTGCATCGGGCTTGCGTTCGGGCACCGGCTCCCGTCTCGGATCTCTGAGACTGTGATGCAGGCAATGGGGCTTTTCACCTTCTTCATTGGCCTGCGGATGGCCTGGGGAACCGCCGATCCCTTCATGCTCCTCCTTTCGCTCGTGGCAGGGACGACGCTCGGGAGCGCGCTTGACATCGAGGGGCGCTTGGACAGGCTCGGAGAGCGGATACGGCAGCGTGTCGGGGCAGCCGATGGGGGCTCGTTCACACAGGGTTTCGTGGCGGCGAGCCTTCTGTACTGCGTGGGGCCTATGGCGATCATGGGCTCACTGCAGGATGGGTTGTCAGGTGACTTCACAGTACTCGCTACGAAGTCCGTAATGGACGGGACGGCGTCAGTCGCGCTCTCTTCCGGGTTGGGAGCCGGAGTGGCGTTTTCGGCACTTCCCCTGCTCGCGTACCAGGGCTCAATCAGCCTGATGGCAGGGGCCTTGAGACCTCTCATGACGGAGGCCGTGGTGAGAGAGATGACCGCGGCCGGGGGCATACTTATGCTTGGCATCGGGCTCAACCTCATTCTCCGAACACGGGTCCGGGTGGCGAACATGATACCTGCCCTCTTCGGGGCGGCATTGGCCGCAGGGTTGTTCATGAAAGGGTGA